The following nucleotide sequence is from Bactrocera oleae isolate idBacOlea1 chromosome 2, idBacOlea1, whole genome shotgun sequence.
CTACCCTTCTGAAAGTAAAGCCAAAAATAGGCATGAACGCAACAGCCGCGACAGAAAAATTAACATGTCGACACACAACCatgtattttgtatgtatggcGCATACGCATGCGCTCAAGTaaatatgtgtaagtatgttGAAGCATTGACGACACATTGATCCAAGGTAGTAGATATCATTCTACGCTATTGcttgtcgttgttgtttttttgctttttatattcAGATGAGCGCAAGGATCAAGTAATGTGAAATAGCATCTGTTGGTTTGGTCCGACTTCAAATTAAGGACAGACAATAAACCGGTTGCCTGGCAAGGATAACAACAACGTAGGTGCACAAGACGCTAGCTCAAGTCAAGCAAAAACAACTATAACAAATGCCATTGCAGCCAAGCGTGCTGTGTCGGTTGGTTTGTCGAAAAGCGAAGAAACATTACAAAAAAGCATTAAGTAGGCAGTAACCAATTGTTGTTGCACGTTTCATGTCTTCACATTTTTGCCTTTATTTCGAAAATTGGAAAATGGGCATGCGCCAGCTGCTTTCTGCTCTTCAAGTGGACAAGGATTTAAGGAAacatttatacgagtatatagttcatatatatgtaaatgctgAAAATAGGGTAGGCATGTTGCTACGTAGAATCGTATTTATATAGCATGTAAAGTACTTAATTGTGCTTAAAGggttcaaaaaacaaaacaaaaaaagtattgtcttatttaattctataacatctctagaatattgtcccaaACTCTCAAGTTGATcgcagtaatagttttggaggtacagctttgaaaagttgcgcgcttgTGGTCAGGTATATAGTCCCTTAAAACTtttaacgcgtttttctcgaaactgtgctttcaaagtcggttgtcaagatttctcgctaACTACTCAACcgtttttagtaaatttttttacaaatcttCAAAATATCCTTTACAAGATCTtgaattcaattacaattatctTCTTTCAAATACACTTATCttcttttaattacaattatttaaaacaaaaaaacgtagagaaattttcaccaaaatttgcgttttttttaagtctgccaaaattataattttactttatttattttttctctgtccaatacctagttaatggtcttagttcaaacactttttttttacttttgatgatcctgtcagaagttctgctgtcaacgcggaagcaccttttttccgagggactgcgGGAAATAACGTCGTAATGCCcgtgttttaatattttcctttgaaaatttcacaaaatctttatcaaatatgtatgcatatgtgtcttcggaataataaaaagtttgaataaaatattttcattttttatatgaaccgtcgttttttgctcgacgaaacccatgtaaccccttaaggaCATAACCTGCACACGTTCGTACATATGAAAACATTAGcgaagcaaagaaaaaaaaatataaatgtatgtacaagtatgtatgtatatctagcTTGACtgcaacaaaaatttttggaataaaaatatatttttatttagttaaaacTTGTGATATCTTTTACTTTCAATATATATAGATCCGCCAAACCACACAACTATGGCGAAGCTCGGCCTCAAAACTGTTGAATCATTTGCTAGTTTTTTGAGTCCAATCCATTATAATTAGGCTTTATTGATTTACAATTGGTTTTAAATATCTAAAAGCTACCTCTACTGAGCAATAGTGGAGTCAATAGACTCCCatcatacatgtacatataatctttattacatttattgttAATATATCTGATTGTTTGTATGCTTTCTTCCTTCCAGTTCGTCGCTCACCATCCTCCTGCGCCGGTCCCAACAACTTGCCACCACTCCAGTTTCACACCGTACATGGCGACAACATACGGATATCACGGGACGGCACTTTGGCACGTCGTTTCGAAAGCTTCTGCCGCGCGATCACCTTCTCAGCACGCCCGGTGCGCATCAACGAGCGCATATGTGTACGCTTCTCAGAAATTTCAAACAATTGGAATGGCGGCATACGTTTCGGTTTCACCAGCAACGATCCGGCAACGCTGGAGGGTGCGCTGCCCAAGTACGCGTGTCCCGACCTAACGAATCGTCCCGGTTTCTGGGCGAAAGCGCTGCACGAACAGTATTGCGAAAAGGATAACATACTTTATTACTACGTCAATTCGGCTGGTGATGTGATCTATGGCATCAACAACGTGGAGAAGGGTGTCATATTGAGCGGCATCGATACGCGTGGTTTACTCTGGACCTTGGTTGACATCTATGGCAATTGCACTGCTATTGAGTTCTTAGATGCGCGCGTCTATATGTATCAACAGAGCGGCAATGGACTCGTGGCCGCCGGTGTAGCATTACCTGCCGGCAATAGTGGTGTAATTGGTGTTGGTGGCACATTGCCCGGTCCACAAATACCACTGAATCCACATCACCCGCATCAACAATCGCGTCGCTCATTGCCAGCTGTCGAGCAGGATTTGGATCGTCATGTGTTGCCTTCAATGCAATCGCTGAATATTTCTATGGAACAAATGCCGTTTGCACAAGATATGGCCAATGGTCTGCCACCGTTGCGCTACAATGCCAACGGCCGCCTCATACCGGTGCCATTTCACATCACCAAAGGCCGCAATGTGCGTCTCTCCATGGATCGGTTCATAGCGTCACGCACAGAAAATGACTTCTGCCAGGGTTATGTGTTCACAGCGCGTCCCATACGCATCGGCGAGAAGGTGATTGTACAAATACTGAAAACCGAACAAATGTACTTGGGCGCATTGGCGCTGGGCCTTACCTCCTGCAACCCGGCGGCACTGCAACCCTCCGACCTACCCAACGATTCTGATTTTCTGCTCGATCGCCCCGAATATTGGGTGGTGAGCAAGGATATCGCCTCACAACCACAACGCGGTGACGAGATCGCCTTCTTTGTCGCGCCCAATGGTGAGGTAACCATAAGCAAAAACAATGGCCCGGCCGTTGTTGTCATGCATGTCGATCAATCCCTACAGCTGTGGGCTTTCCTCGATGTTTACGGCTCCACACAGTCGGTGCGCATGTTCCGCCAACAGCTACCTAATATGGTTAACTATCCACAACAACCGCTCTCAGCCGCACCGTCAACACAACGCCTGCCGCAACACGGCAACATGTCAATTGCCGAATCGATGAATAGTCTGAATAGCCAAATGTCTGAATCGcgcaaaatgttgcacaactCTGCGCTCACTGTGGCATCACACAACACCATGAACAGCTCTGCGGCGACACTAGCCTCCATGACGGCCAATGTGGCGGCAGCGGCGCAAACTCATTGTAATGTACCTGCAGCGACGGTGTCGACGGTCACGCCCGTCACCAAAACCAATGGCAATACCACGGCGACGGCGACCGGTCACATGATCAGTATGCCATCAAGTGGGGATCTCATACAGATTCAGCCCAACGGTGGCGGTACTGTGTTGGTTGTGAATTTACCGCCTGCAAACTCGACACACGAACTGAATAGTGTGAGTGGTGGCGGTAATGGTGTGACCGCAACAAGGCAGCCAACATCGGGTGTACTGGCTGGCGCTTGTTCGTCAACAATGACAAATAATCAGTACATTGAGGTGAGTAACAatgcaattataaaaaaagtattacaGAAGCTGAATACTACCATAAATTGTCAACAATTCTAAcctataattttctttatttaccaCTCAATCTTTTGCAGCCTGTGTCCTCGTTGAACGGTTGCAATTCCACTCAGGAGATGAATAAATGGAAAGACACCGTGGATCACAGTGGCAATAGCAGCGCTGGCGCTGAATGCACGATCTGCTATGAAAATCAAATCGACTCAGTGCTTTATATGTGCGGACACATGTGCATGTGTTACGACTGCGCTATCGAGCAGTGGCGTGGTGTTGGTGGCGGTCAGTGTCCACTGTGTAGAGCCGTCATACGTGATGTTATACGCACATATACCACATGAACGGAACAATGAggcacaataaaataataatacaaaatttaaactcaAAACAGGTGAAATGGAATGCAACTAACTATCTATGCTAATGCCAAAAGTagattcgatttttttaaatttacaatttcgcgTTACAAAAAAGCGTTagattattacaataatatttaaaacaatgagaaCGTGAGAGAGTAAGATGAAAACGTAATTCCTACTTTAGCTGAAATTGCCTCCTAACTAAGTATATAATACGGGTATACCAAAAAGGAAGCAAAGAAATGTGAACAAAGGCTATTAGGCAACAGTAAAACCGTCACGTGCTTAAATTAAGCATAGAAATTGTTACTCGCAGTCAAAGACAAATGAGATGAATGAATGATAATCGTTATGTGACCGAATAACTAAACAACTCGCAATTTTACACTACATACAcagataattaataaaaaattgcaagaaaaactaaaaactaaaacaacaaaattgtcCAAAAATATAAGAGAACACTGCActtatgattaaaaataaactaaattgtaattaaaacgtATTATATTATTAGCAACTTTAAAAGGCAGACTAGACTACTTTAAGAAAAAAGCtgcaaagtaaaaaataataattaactaatataaaagcaaatgaaaaacaacaaacgcaTTTACTCTAAAGCAGAGCAGACACGTGTAGATTTTGTATTTAGTGCCAGCAGTTAGGATTTAGATATAATGCTACGtcaaacaaaaaccaaatgcAGAGTAGTTTAAAACTCCGCGAAGCATTAAAACTGAACGCTGCATTATGCAAATTGTAAGTTTAAATTAGACTAAAAAGATAAAATGCAAAAcgcaaatagcaaatagcaaaaaaaaaaaaaacaaaaaacataagtAAAAAACAATTGTAACAGAACTATATTCTAAATTTGtgattttataaaagaaaaactaaaaattattataataatttaagcaGCGTTTATTGGCGacgaaattgaaattaaatatagttatataatattgtaattagtaatatttaatgcagaaataattgcaattttatAGTGTTTTCAAAATGTGAAGTCCAAAAATGATTTGTTACGTTTAAAATTTACTTACTATTATGTGATTAATTATAAGGCTGATTCAATGTCGATAGTTTAGCTGGAAATTGTGCGTTAAGATgtttcatataattttcttattatttgctTGTTTTGCTTAAAGCATTTTGAATTGTTTATTCTTATTGCCaatcagaaataaatttaaattgcgtTAATAACCAAATCAGCCTTTCCCTCTCTCAATTAatcacataatatttttattcatagtTACTAACTGTATTGCACACGCTCTATTTACCGTTATTTCAGCATTTTCGAATAAACCGGTAAAAATTCCTAATTACCAGTCACAGTGCACTTCTCAAACGttatataaaaaacacataaaggtcaatttttttgaatgcatgctacatttttttttttttataagcaaaacTGCCAAAACTGCTATTATTTGTGTCGTGAAAAATTGAGTACAGCTACTATAGATACAATAAAAACtgcctaaaaaaataaaacaaaaaaaactacattaaaTTGTTAACAgcattatgtatttttttctttacaatgctcgtgtaattttgttaaagtaaaatttcagattgtaCGGGGTTGGAGCAGAAAATGCTTTCCATATTAttagtgtacatacatacatatataagcagaCTTCAACACGCGCTTTACCGTTTTCCACCAAATGTATAAAAAtccaatttatttttagatgaaaatttcctatatttttggaaaataattgcATAATGAAAAGATgtattgcaaaaattattatttatgtgtataaagTGGCAACACTGTTAGATTctttcttatattattttaaatacggtgtaatttttatattttattaaataaaatcctttcaataatttattaaaacggTGTACAATAAATAAgctataaattcaaaaaaaaaaggaagGCTTATGTGCATGTTAAGCAGTACCTCTACTTGTCATTTGATTTGTTatcttttgtattgtatttttctCAAGTTTATAATGAACAATTTACTGAGCAAGATAGTTTTAGTTTCCTATTTTAagacttgaatatttttttatacttttgagaTAGTTATACAAGCTTATGTTTagtattaagttattttttgtattaatttctaGTCaacgaatattaaaaaataaatataagattGTGTTTAAAGGCACGAAGCAAAAATGAGATTTAAGctatttgaaataaatgcaaaaaagttaaattgaTGATTACTAATGAATGacattacataaaaataaaataataaattcaagtttattcaataaaagataccaataatataataaatgacgACAAGCAAACTATTTTAATgtcagttttaattaaaatacaaaatgctaccgatttaaaagtttttaagctTCTTAAATAGCAATTGTAATATGGATAATAATAaaggatatataaaaaaatatatatatcaaaagtgAATTTTAGCTAcataatatcatatataaaataaaacaaaaacttgaaTTTGGAAAACAACAATACGAAAAAGAATTTGATACGCCAAATGctcaataaaatgtataatttatgaAGCAAATAGGTATAACCTGatgttaacaaaatattttttaatgccaaCTGTGCGACTACACTTCCGCCAAATAATTGTACGATTCACCAATTACAtcgttgaaatatatatatatattatatatataagtatatatttttcttttatttaaagtaatGCATGTTGATACACAATGAAATACAGTAAAGTTTTGAAACACAGTTGTATACATGCATAGCGacaaacaaaatatgtatttatgaactATACAAACCCATTTAaacattataaatttactacgCCTATCCATACATAGCTCAAGACGTTATTTAGAGGTTAGAGGTAGAGGTTAGAATTcgacttatttttttaatcatgtgttattttcgaaatgatataaattgcatatattttatgtttaaattaaaatgtcacGTATTTactgtaaataaaaaactaaaatgcaCTGACTAGGTCTTAGATTGAGCCACATGGCCCACACTATGGAATTCATTGTATGTTGGATTCGTAactgtaaattatattatattataaagttaTAAATCAGAAgacatttgtttattattaatataaagacCGTGAATGATaatgattaaatttaaatgaatattaaaatataaatatcatgaTTGTAATGGTTTTGCATGATAAAATAAGCCAAAACTGATAATGAAAAGAGAATTGATATCGATTTGCTAAATATTCGTTTCGAATAAAGCAAggcaaataaagtttaaaaataccaaaaaataaaaatatgagtatatttataaatttcttataaTAACAAGGACaataatttaatcaaaaattaattcttGTGTGTTATGTTTGTTATCCTAAAAGATATTCTCGAATCAATGCCGCATTGCATAAAAAgcgtttaaatacaaaaaatatatgcgtTAAAGTTGGAAATAGATTATAGAGAGAATACCTCCCTAAAAGAAGCCGCACTTCATTGTAGTACACCTGCTGCTATCTTAATAGCTGCTACTTCTGCTTGAAAGACACTACAGTGTCAGACAAATAGACACAAGAGTTAATTGAGAGCTCCCGACAGAAGACtccccctccaaccttcccctCGATCTTTAATCCAtacgtgaaaaagctcactccGCCTCTTTTCCAGCGACTCGGCCTCACCCACAGATCCCCCGGAGGTATGTGCGCGGAGAAGATGCCGCTAGGAGTGGGCTCCACAGTGCAGTGGTCCAGTTTATCAGGGATGCAATCGAAGTGCGAGAGGACTTCGGTATGTCCCATTATGGAACTCCTAATGGGTCCGGCTTTCCGGAGTCTGATAGCAACCTTCGCAGCATTGCATTTGCCGGTTATGCCCACGGACGCTATTGTAGAATGGCATAAAGTGCCAATGTTGGTATTATACTTAGTGCACCACAGATGCCAATGAGGGCCGCTCGTTGACACGTTCCAGCGTTATTCACATTATGGCTTTACCGAGCTCCCGCCATCTGACAAATACATCATAGAATAGTATCTCTGGTATTGGTTAAACTACAGCTTCGAAAACCCAAGGCACAACTCTTGGTGAAAATTCCCACCACTTCCCTATAGCTCCTTTACAACAATATAAGGCAACCAATACACTCCTCCCCCTCTCCTCAACATTGGGCATTGTATTTACATAATTGGGACcttaataaatcaaataattttatttaaatcaaatgAAACCTTGTTATAAggctaaaaaaattaacttggcAGCACTGAATGTGTACTGGGATCAGAGACCGTATATCATataatttacgttctctgctgcgATAAATGTCAACTGGACCAAGA
It contains:
- the neur gene encoding protein neuralized isoform X2; amino-acid sequence: MGQAAGKIVRRSPSSCAGPNNLPPLQFHTVHGDNIRISRDGTLARRFESFCRAITFSARPVRINERICVRFSEISNNWNGGIRFGFTSNDPATLEGALPKYACPDLTNRPGFWAKALHEQYCEKDNILYYYVNSAGDVIYGINNVEKGVILSGIDTRGLLWTLVDIYGNCTAIEFLDARVYMYQQSGNGLVAAGVALPAGNSGVIGVGGTLPGPQIPLNPHHPHQQSRRSLPAVEQDLDRHVLPSMQSLNISMEQMPFAQDMANGLPPLRYNANGRLIPVPFHITKGRNVRLSMDRFIASRTENDFCQGYVFTARPIRIGEKVIVQILKTEQMYLGALALGLTSCNPAALQPSDLPNDSDFLLDRPEYWVVSKDIASQPQRGDEIAFFVAPNGEVTISKNNGPAVVVMHVDQSLQLWAFLDVYGSTQSVRMFRQQLPNMVNYPQQPLSAAPSTQRLPQHGNMSIAESMNSLNSQMSESRKMLHNSALTVASHNTMNSSAATLASMTANVAAAAQTHCNVPAATVSTVTPVTKTNGNTTATATGHMISMPSSGDLIQIQPNGGGTVLVVNLPPANSTHELNSVSGGGNGVTATRQPTSGVLAGACSSTMTNNQYIEPVSSLNGCNSTQEMNKWKDTVDHSGNSSAGAECTICYENQIDSVLYMCGHMCMCYDCAIEQWRGVGGGQCPLCRAVIRDVIRTYTT
- the neur gene encoding protein neuralized isoform X1, giving the protein MGLSENQANSYMPTSTGAGGQVVVVECPNHRISNKKLHILKKIKKRFGLVRRSPSSCAGPNNLPPLQFHTVHGDNIRISRDGTLARRFESFCRAITFSARPVRINERICVRFSEISNNWNGGIRFGFTSNDPATLEGALPKYACPDLTNRPGFWAKALHEQYCEKDNILYYYVNSAGDVIYGINNVEKGVILSGIDTRGLLWTLVDIYGNCTAIEFLDARVYMYQQSGNGLVAAGVALPAGNSGVIGVGGTLPGPQIPLNPHHPHQQSRRSLPAVEQDLDRHVLPSMQSLNISMEQMPFAQDMANGLPPLRYNANGRLIPVPFHITKGRNVRLSMDRFIASRTENDFCQGYVFTARPIRIGEKVIVQILKTEQMYLGALALGLTSCNPAALQPSDLPNDSDFLLDRPEYWVVSKDIASQPQRGDEIAFFVAPNGEVTISKNNGPAVVVMHVDQSLQLWAFLDVYGSTQSVRMFRQQLPNMVNYPQQPLSAAPSTQRLPQHGNMSIAESMNSLNSQMSESRKMLHNSALTVASHNTMNSSAATLASMTANVAAAAQTHCNVPAATVSTVTPVTKTNGNTTATATGHMISMPSSGDLIQIQPNGGGTVLVVNLPPANSTHELNSVSGGGNGVTATRQPTSGVLAGACSSTMTNNQYIEPVSSLNGCNSTQEMNKWKDTVDHSGNSSAGAECTICYENQIDSVLYMCGHMCMCYDCAIEQWRGVGGGQCPLCRAVIRDVIRTYTT